The Martelella sp. AD-3 genome includes a region encoding these proteins:
- a CDS encoding FCD domain-containing protein: MGETVKRRYQEVAAEIRDLIAHSDYKPGDRLKTERQMAEELGVSRSLVREAVITLELEGLVDVRKGSGIYLATPPQGIEQNEPRLEDLPDDFGPFELLQARQLLESTIAAFAAEMVSMADIRRMREALDMEREAIEKGTDDGYEADELFHRLIAVATQNAVLVDLLDELWGKRKKSRMWAQLHTRVFDTDYRRRWLQDHQEILQALQKKDAARARQAMWTHLQNVRETLMELSDVDDPAFDGYVFGSHELGRIVG; the protein is encoded by the coding sequence ATGGGAGAAACAGTAAAACGTCGCTATCAGGAGGTGGCCGCCGAAATCCGCGACCTGATCGCGCATTCGGACTACAAGCCGGGCGATCGCCTGAAGACGGAACGTCAGATGGCCGAGGAGTTGGGCGTCAGCCGCTCTCTGGTGCGCGAGGCCGTGATCACGCTGGAGCTCGAAGGCCTGGTCGACGTGCGCAAAGGGTCCGGCATCTATCTGGCGACGCCGCCTCAGGGTATCGAGCAGAATGAACCGCGGCTGGAGGACCTGCCGGATGATTTCGGCCCGTTCGAATTGTTGCAGGCCCGTCAGCTTCTGGAATCGACCATTGCCGCCTTTGCCGCCGAAATGGTCTCCATGGCCGATATCCGCAGGATGCGCGAGGCGCTCGACATGGAGCGCGAGGCCATCGAGAAGGGGACCGATGACGGCTATGAGGCGGACGAACTCTTCCACCGGCTGATCGCCGTTGCCACGCAGAATGCGGTGCTCGTCGATCTTCTCGATGAACTCTGGGGCAAGCGCAAGAAGAGCCGCATGTGGGCGCAGCTTCATACCCGCGTGTTCGACACGGATTATCGCCGCCGCTGGCTTCAGGACCATCAGGAGATTTTACAGGCGCTGCAGAAAAAGGATGCGGCGCGCGCGCGCCAGGCGATGTGGACCCATCTTCAGAACGTGCGGGAGACCCTGATGGAGCTCTCGGATGTCGATGACCCGGCTTTCGACGGCTACGTGTTCGGCTCGCACGAACTGGGACGGATCGTGGGTTAG
- the uxuA gene encoding mannonate dehydratase has protein sequence MKESWRWFGPNDPISLAEVRQTGATDIVTALHELPNGVEWERDKIAERRDMIAAAGLTWSVVESIPVHEKIKTAEPGWEKLAETWGRSAQNLAREGVKTICYNFMPVLDWTRTDLTYPLDDGALALRFDYLLYVAFDLFILRRKGAEADYPADVIEKAEARFKALSEDAIAKLTGTVLAGLPGSEESYSLDDFRAQLARYDAIDAEALAEQLSRFLEIVVPMAEDAGAVMAIHPDDPPRPLFGLPRVVSTVEDMDRIAARVPSLANGFTFCTGSYGVRADNDLPAMLKRHGERVHFLHLRATKREDDGLSFHEAPHLEGDVDMVAVVRAALDVEKARGVQLPFRPDHGHAILDDQSRKTNPGYPLIGRLRGLSEVRGIARALASMQ, from the coding sequence ATGAAGGAAAGCTGGCGCTGGTTCGGACCCAATGATCCGATTTCCCTGGCCGAGGTGCGCCAGACGGGCGCGACCGATATTGTCACCGCGCTGCACGAGCTGCCGAACGGCGTCGAGTGGGAGCGCGACAAGATCGCCGAGCGACGCGACATGATTGCCGCAGCCGGCCTCACCTGGTCCGTGGTCGAGAGCATTCCCGTTCACGAGAAGATCAAGACGGCCGAACCCGGATGGGAGAAGCTGGCCGAGACCTGGGGCCGTTCCGCGCAGAACCTTGCGCGCGAGGGCGTTAAGACGATCTGCTACAATTTCATGCCCGTGCTGGACTGGACGCGCACCGACCTCACCTATCCGCTGGATGACGGCGCGCTGGCGCTGCGGTTCGACTATCTTCTCTATGTGGCCTTCGATCTTTTCATTCTGCGTCGCAAGGGGGCGGAAGCCGATTATCCCGCAGACGTTATTGAAAAGGCCGAGGCCCGTTTCAAGGCGCTTTCCGAAGATGCGATCGCCAAGCTGACGGGCACCGTGCTGGCCGGCCTTCCGGGATCGGAGGAGAGCTACTCGCTGGACGATTTCCGCGCCCAGCTTGCCCGCTACGATGCGATCGATGCCGAAGCGCTCGCCGAACAGCTCTCCCGCTTTCTCGAAATCGTGGTGCCGATGGCGGAAGACGCGGGCGCCGTGATGGCGATCCATCCCGACGATCCTCCGCGTCCGCTCTTCGGCCTGCCCCGCGTCGTTTCCACCGTCGAGGACATGGACCGGATCGCCGCACGCGTGCCGAGCCTTGCCAATGGCTTTACCTTCTGCACCGGCTCCTACGGCGTGCGGGCGGACAACGACCTGCCGGCGATGCTGAAAAGGCACGGCGAGCGGGTGCATTTCCTGCACCTGCGGGCCACCAAGCGCGAGGACGATGGTTTGAGCTTCCACGAGGCACCGCATCTTGAAGGCGATGTCGATATGGTCGCCGTGGTCAGGGCGGCACTCGACGTCGAGAAGGCCAGGGGCGTCCAGCTTCCCTTCCGGCCGGACCACGGGCACGCCATCCTCGACGATCAGTCGCGCAAGACCAATCCGGGCTATCCGCTGATCGGCCGCCTGCGCGGCCTTTCGGAAGTGCGCGGCATTGCCCGGGCGCTGGCGTCGATGCAGTAG
- a CDS encoding DUF1127 domain-containing protein, producing MNVTRSFNNWMKYRRTVSELDRMSTRELSDLGINREDIRRIARRAAF from the coding sequence ATGAACGTGACCCGCAGCTTCAACAACTGGATGAAATACCGCCGCACCGTGAGTGAACTGGATCGCATGTCGACCCGCGAACTGTCCGACCTCGGCATCAATCGCGAAGATATCCGCCGCATCGCACGCCGGGCCGCATTCTAG
- a CDS encoding DUF1127 domain-containing protein, giving the protein MSMTHSFNNWMKYRQTVSELNRMNNRELADLGINREDIRRVARKAAK; this is encoded by the coding sequence ATGAGCATGACACATAGCTTCAACAACTGGATGAAGTATCGTCAGACGGTCAGCGAACTGAACCGCATGAACAACCGCGAACTGGCCGATCTCGGCATCAATCGCGAGGACATCCGCCGGGTCGCCCGCAAGGCTGCAAAGTAA
- a CDS encoding cold-shock protein, giving the protein MSVGTVKFFNSTKGYGFIEPEDGGKDVFVHISAVERSGMTTLAEGQKVNFEVVADRRTGKSAAENLSAA; this is encoded by the coding sequence ATGAGCGTCGGCACTGTAAAATTCTTCAACTCCACCAAGGGCTACGGCTTTATCGAACCGGAAGACGGCGGCAAGGACGTTTTCGTTCACATCTCTGCCGTTGAGCGCTCCGGCATGACCACGCTGGCCGAAGGCCAGAAGGTCAACTTCGAAGTCGTCGCCGATCGCCGCACCGGCAAGAGCGCCGCTGAAAACCTCAGCGCCGCCTGA
- a CDS encoding universal stress protein, with product MDKLTAFIDSSNYAESVCDHAAWIAGQLGLSVELVHVLERKQGHHAPADLSGSIGLGARTALLEELAELDAQNAKVAQKRGRLLLEGALERLAAEGVTEVKTRLRNGDFVEAVEDVGADSRVIVIGKRGEGADFASGHLGSNLERAVRSAKQPVFVAARAFKPIHKVLVAYDGGPSADKAVERVIGSRILKETDATLLTVCKEGDPMAGKAETALKRLQDAGVTAKLVMRPGHAEKVIEDVTAEIGADLLVMGAYGHSRIRALVIGSTTTAVLRACKIPVFLVR from the coding sequence ATGGATAAGCTGACAGCCTTTATCGATAGTTCGAACTATGCCGAAAGCGTGTGCGATCACGCTGCGTGGATTGCCGGCCAGCTCGGCCTTTCCGTGGAGCTCGTTCATGTGCTGGAGCGCAAGCAAGGCCATCATGCGCCGGCCGACCTTTCCGGTTCCATCGGCCTTGGCGCCCGCACCGCGCTTCTGGAAGAACTGGCCGAGCTTGACGCCCAGAACGCCAAGGTGGCGCAGAAACGCGGACGCCTGCTGCTCGAAGGCGCGCTCGAGCGGCTCGCTGCCGAGGGCGTGACCGAGGTCAAGACCCGGCTGCGCAACGGCGATTTCGTCGAGGCGGTCGAAGATGTCGGTGCGGATTCCCGCGTGATCGTCATCGGCAAGCGCGGCGAAGGGGCGGATTTTGCATCCGGTCATCTCGGCTCCAACCTGGAGCGCGCCGTCCGGTCCGCAAAGCAGCCGGTTTTCGTCGCCGCCCGCGCCTTCAAGCCGATCCACAAGGTTCTGGTCGCCTATGACGGCGGTCCGAGCGCCGACAAGGCGGTGGAGCGCGTGATCGGCAGCCGCATTCTCAAGGAAACGGACGCGACGCTTCTGACCGTCTGCAAGGAAGGCGATCCCATGGCCGGCAAGGCCGAGACCGCGCTGAAGCGGCTGCAGGATGCGGGCGTGACGGCGAAGCTCGTCATGCGCCCGGGCCATGCGGAAAAGGTCATCGAGGATGTGACGGCCGAGATTGGCGCCGACCTTCTGGTCATGGGCGCCTACGGGCATTCGCGAATCCGCGCGCTCGTCATCGGCTCGACCACAACGGCGGTCTTGCGCGCCTGCAAGATCCCCGTCTTCCTGGTGCGCTGA
- a CDS encoding SulP family inorganic anion transporter, translated as MNTRHFSLAQYRQEWFGNVRADTLSGLVVAMALIPEAIAFSIIAGVDPKVGLFASFSIAVIIAFVGGRPGMISAATAATAVLMTPLVAGHGLEYLLAATVLAGVIQVVFGLLKLGALMRFVSRSVMTGFVNALAILIFMAQLPELTDVTFVTYVLVAGALAIIYLLPRVTNAVPSPLVAIVVITVLTMIFQFDVRNVGDMGELPDAFPVFHLPMVPLTLETLMIILPYSLAVAVVGLLESLMTAQLIDDLTDTRSNRNQECAGQGIANFCTGFIGGMAGCAMIGQSMINVKSGGRGRFSTFIAGVVLLILVVVLDQWVRQIPMPALVAVMIMVSIGTFSWSSIKNLKDHPRSSSVVMISVVAVVVATHNLAIGVLVGVLLSGIFFAWKIAQLFGVRSELSEDGTARTYHVEGQLFFASVEDFNAAFDFREALEKVVIDVSRAHIWDISSVGALDMVVMKFRREGAEVEIVGLNEASATIVDRLAVHDKPDALEDFMKEGH; from the coding sequence ATGAACACCAGACATTTCTCACTCGCCCAGTACCGGCAGGAGTGGTTCGGCAATGTGCGCGCCGACACGCTTTCCGGCCTTGTCGTCGCCATGGCGCTCATACCCGAAGCCATCGCCTTTTCCATCATCGCCGGCGTCGATCCCAAGGTCGGCCTGTTCGCCTCCTTCTCGATCGCCGTCATCATCGCCTTTGTCGGCGGCCGGCCCGGGATGATTTCCGCCGCGACGGCGGCAACCGCCGTGCTGATGACCCCGCTGGTCGCCGGCCACGGGCTGGAATATCTGCTGGCGGCCACCGTGCTGGCCGGCGTCATTCAGGTTGTTTTCGGCCTCTTGAAGCTCGGCGCCCTCATGCGTTTCGTCTCGCGCTCGGTGATGACCGGTTTTGTCAACGCGCTGGCGATCCTGATCTTCATGGCGCAATTGCCGGAACTGACGGACGTGACCTTCGTGACCTATGTGCTGGTCGCAGGCGCGCTGGCGATCATCTACCTCCTGCCGCGCGTCACCAATGCCGTTCCCTCCCCGCTCGTCGCCATCGTCGTCATCACCGTGTTGACCATGATCTTCCAGTTCGACGTGCGCAATGTCGGCGACATGGGCGAACTGCCGGATGCTTTTCCGGTCTTCCATCTGCCGATGGTGCCGCTGACGCTTGAAACGCTGATGATCATCCTGCCCTATTCGCTGGCGGTAGCCGTCGTTGGCCTCCTGGAAAGTCTGATGACGGCGCAGCTCATCGACGACCTGACGGATACGCGCTCCAACCGCAACCAGGAATGCGCCGGCCAGGGCATCGCCAATTTCTGCACCGGCTTCATCGGCGGCATGGCCGGCTGCGCCATGATCGGCCAGTCGATGATCAACGTGAAATCCGGCGGTCGCGGACGGTTTTCGACCTTCATTGCCGGCGTTGTTCTTCTCATCCTCGTTGTCGTGCTGGACCAGTGGGTGCGCCAGATCCCGATGCCGGCGCTCGTCGCCGTGATGATCATGGTTTCGATCGGCACCTTCTCCTGGTCATCGATCAAGAACCTGAAGGACCACCCGCGCTCGTCCTCCGTCGTCATGATCTCGGTCGTCGCCGTCGTCGTCGCCACGCACAATCTCGCGATCGGGGTGCTGGTCGGCGTGCTCCTCTCCGGCATCTTCTTCGCCTGGAAGATCGCCCAGCTCTTCGGCGTGCGCTCCGAGCTTTCCGAAGATGGAACAGCGCGGACCTATCATGTCGAGGGCCAGTTGTTCTTCGCCTCGGTGGAGGATTTCAACGCTGCCTTCGATTTCCGCGAAGCACTGGAGAAGGTCGTCATTGACGTCTCGCGCGCCCACATTTGGGATATATCAAGCGTCGGAGCGCTCGATATGGTAGTGATGAAATTCAGGCGCGAGGGCGCCGAGGTCGAGATTGTCGGCCTCAACGAGGCGAGCGCGACCATTGTCGACCGGCTTGCCGTGCACGACAAGCCCGACGCGCTCGAAGACTTCATGAAAGAGGGGCATTAG
- the ligD gene encoding DNA ligase D, translating into MAEIDRLAEYVTRRDFSRTGEPGRGTRRKSRKDKLSFVVQKHDASRLHYDFRLEWSGTLLSWAVTRGPSDDPREKRLAVRTEDHPLDYAGFEGTIPKDQYGGGTVMVWDRGTWEPVGDPEQGLSEGKLKFCLKGERMNGGWALVRMRGRKGERRENWLLIKERDGMAGDEADHLTGTFETSVKTGRLLDAIEQDGKPKRTGSKSGSSSGKMPKFRKPELATLYDAVPEGEGWIHETKFDGYRCIAAVGKGGPRFFTRSGQDWTDKYQALADAFDALEGESLLLDGEIMAADVPKNGSAFSALQAALHDGAPLLYYVFDILEHNGRSLTDCPLLERKAVLEEALAPLDLEEGKVRVSAWVEGNGGDILEKICKAGGEGIVSKKADAPYRHGRTKSWRKVKCGKRQEFVIGGYSPSSKRGRAFASLLLGQYADDGRLCYRGRAGTGFSADELDRLGGKLKSLSRKTAPFEDVPGAIARDAAWVTPKLVAEIEFAELTAEGHVRHGAYLGLRGDKEAEEVTPENETRSDATVKGITITHPDRELFAKAGVSKLDIARHYGLVGERMVEICGERPVSLLRCPAGIEEECFFQKHAGKGFPDELTRIAIAEKDGETGEYLYASGAEGYVAAAQMGTIEFHGWAARADRLERPDRMVFDLDPDEKLGFAETKQAAFDLKSLLSDIGLEAYAMVTGGKGVHLVVPLRRTVGWDTLKSFAKTLAHLMAEREPDRFTATMSKEKRKGRIFIDWLRNERGATAILPYSVRARPGAPVATPVTWDELKELKSAAAFGLKDMAERLGQEEPALAVKPQTLAKAVIDKLKRRLG; encoded by the coding sequence ATGGCCGAGATCGACAGACTTGCAGAATACGTGACGCGCCGCGATTTTTCGCGAACCGGGGAGCCTGGGCGCGGAACCCGCAGGAAAAGCCGCAAGGACAAGCTTTCCTTCGTGGTGCAGAAACACGATGCCTCCCGACTTCACTATGACTTTCGGCTGGAATGGAGCGGCACGCTCTTGAGCTGGGCGGTGACGCGCGGACCGAGCGACGATCCGCGGGAAAAGCGGCTGGCGGTGCGCACCGAGGACCATCCGCTCGACTATGCCGGCTTCGAAGGCACGATCCCGAAGGACCAGTATGGCGGCGGCACCGTCATGGTCTGGGACCGCGGCACATGGGAACCGGTCGGGGACCCCGAACAGGGACTTTCCGAGGGCAAACTGAAATTCTGCCTTAAGGGCGAACGCATGAACGGCGGCTGGGCGCTGGTGCGCATGCGCGGCAGGAAGGGCGAAAGGCGCGAGAACTGGCTGCTGATCAAGGAGCGCGACGGCATGGCCGGCGACGAGGCCGATCATCTGACGGGCACCTTTGAGACCAGCGTCAAGACCGGGCGCTTGCTCGACGCGATCGAACAGGATGGGAAGCCGAAAAGGACCGGGTCGAAATCAGGATCTTCCAGCGGGAAAATGCCGAAATTCAGGAAGCCCGAACTGGCCACGCTCTACGACGCGGTGCCGGAAGGCGAGGGCTGGATCCACGAAACCAAATTTGACGGCTATCGCTGCATAGCCGCCGTGGGCAAAGGCGGACCGCGCTTCTTCACCCGCTCGGGCCAGGACTGGACCGACAAATACCAGGCGCTTGCCGATGCCTTTGACGCGCTGGAAGGCGAGAGCCTGTTGCTCGACGGCGAGATCATGGCGGCCGATGTTCCCAAAAACGGCTCGGCCTTTTCCGCGTTGCAGGCGGCGCTTCATGACGGCGCGCCGCTCCTCTATTATGTGTTCGACATCCTCGAGCACAATGGCAGGTCGCTGACCGACTGCCCCCTTCTTGAGCGCAAGGCGGTGCTTGAGGAGGCGCTTGCGCCGCTTGACCTCGAAGAGGGCAAGGTGCGGGTTTCGGCCTGGGTCGAGGGCAATGGCGGCGACATTCTCGAGAAGATCTGCAAGGCCGGCGGCGAGGGCATCGTCTCCAAGAAGGCCGATGCGCCCTATCGCCACGGCCGCACAAAAAGCTGGCGCAAGGTCAAGTGCGGCAAGCGGCAGGAGTTCGTCATCGGCGGTTATTCGCCCTCTTCGAAAAGGGGCCGCGCCTTCGCCTCGCTGTTGCTCGGACAATATGCGGATGACGGGCGTCTGTGCTATCGTGGCCGCGCCGGGACAGGGTTTTCGGCGGATGAACTCGACCGGCTGGGCGGCAAGTTGAAGAGCCTTTCCCGCAAGACCGCTCCTTTCGAAGATGTGCCGGGGGCGATCGCGCGGGATGCTGCCTGGGTTACGCCGAAACTTGTGGCGGAAATCGAGTTCGCGGAGCTGACCGCCGAAGGGCATGTGCGCCACGGCGCCTATCTCGGCCTGCGCGGCGACAAGGAGGCGGAAGAGGTGACACCGGAAAACGAGACGCGCAGCGACGCCACGGTCAAGGGCATCACCATAACCCATCCGGACCGCGAACTCTTTGCGAAGGCCGGGGTGAGCAAACTCGATATCGCCCGGCATTATGGTCTCGTCGGCGAACGCATGGTCGAAATCTGCGGCGAACGCCCGGTTTCGCTGCTGCGCTGCCCCGCCGGGATCGAGGAGGAGTGCTTTTTCCAGAAGCACGCTGGCAAGGGCTTTCCCGATGAGCTGACCCGCATCGCCATTGCGGAAAAGGACGGAGAGACGGGAGAATATCTCTATGCTTCGGGCGCGGAAGGCTATGTCGCCGCCGCCCAGATGGGCACGATCGAGTTTCACGGCTGGGCGGCGCGCGCCGACCGGCTGGAACGACCTGACCGGATGGTCTTCGATCTCGATCCAGACGAGAAGCTCGGCTTTGCCGAAACGAAGCAGGCGGCTTTCGACCTGAAGTCCCTGCTGTCCGATATCGGACTTGAGGCCTATGCGATGGTGACCGGCGGCAAGGGCGTTCACCTTGTCGTGCCGCTTCGGCGCACCGTTGGCTGGGATACGCTCAAATCCTTCGCCAAAACGCTCGCCCATCTGATGGCCGAGCGCGAACCGGACCGCTTCACGGCCACCATGTCGAAGGAAAAGCGAAAGGGGCGGATCTTCATCGACTGGCTGCGCAATGAACGCGGCGCGACCGCGATCCTGCCCTATTCCGTCCGCGCCCGGCCCGGCGCCCCGGTGGCCACCCCCGTCACCTGGGACGAACTGAAGGAGCTGAAGTCGGCCGCCGCCTTTGGCTTGAAGGACATGGCCGAACGCCTGGGGCAGGAAGAGCCGGCGCTGGCCGTCAAGCCGCAGACGCTCGCCAAGGCGGTGATCGACAAGCTCAAGAGGCGGCTTGGCTGA
- a CDS encoding NUDIX hydrolase, translating to MLSRFWNNYLAPLLGRPARVQIAALCHREGADGPQVLLITSRTTRRWIIPKGWPVTGTDGAGTALQEAWEEAGVKPADRDHRWLGRYRYKKIVGGELPVTTDVHVYAVRVETLLDSFPEMDERKRAWMTPEDAARAVQEPELKTILKDFPKRIGAARRG from the coding sequence ATGCTTTCCCGTTTCTGGAATAATTACCTCGCGCCCCTTCTGGGGCGGCCCGCGCGCGTGCAGATCGCCGCCCTTTGCCACCGCGAAGGAGCAGACGGCCCGCAGGTTCTGCTCATCACCTCGCGCACGACGAGGCGCTGGATCATCCCCAAGGGCTGGCCGGTCACAGGCACCGACGGCGCCGGCACGGCGCTGCAGGAAGCCTGGGAAGAGGCCGGGGTGAAACCCGCAGACAGGGATCACCGCTGGCTCGGGCGCTATCGTTACAAGAAGATTGTCGGCGGCGAACTGCCGGTGACGACCGACGTCCATGTTTATGCGGTGCGGGTCGAGACGCTTCTCGACAGCTTTCCGGAGATGGACGAACGCAAGCGCGCCTGGATGACGCCTGAAGACGCGGCCCGCGCCGTGCAGGAACCGGAGCTCAAGACGATTCTGAAGGATTTCCCGAAGCGCATCGGCGCGGCGCGGCGCGGCTAG